CCGGGGAGTGCGGGTTACGCGGAGATGCCGCCGGTGACGACGTCCAGGCCGCGCTGCAGGAACCACGACACGGGGTCGACCGGGGTGACGCCGTCGGGGTGAATCTCGAAGTGCAGGTGGGTGCCCGTGGAGAAGCCGCGGTTGCCCATGCCGCCGATGACCTGGCCGGCGGAGACGCGCTCGCCGACGGCGACGCCGAGGGTCTCGAGGTGGCCGTAGACCGACACCGCGCCGTCGTCGTGGAGGACGCGGATCCACTGGCCGAAGCCCTGCGCCGGGCCGGAGTCGATGACGGTGCCGTCCATGATGGACATGATCGGGGTGTTGGTGACGTTGGCGATGTCGATGCCGTTGTGCATGGTGCCCCAGCGCGGGCCGAAGCCGGAGGTCAGGGCGCCGAGGGCGGGCACGGACAGCTGCGGGGCGCGCGCGGCGCGGTCCGCGGCGGCGCGGATGTCGTTGTACTCCAGCGCCGTGGCCAGGTGGGTGCCCAGGTCGGAGGCCGGACGGAAGTCGCGGACCGACAGCACCATCGGGGTGGAGGACATCTGCGCCTGGGCGCCGTCCTGGGCGACGAGGTCCTTGCCGTCGTCCTTGGAATCGGCGGCGGCCGCGGTGGCGGCGGCGCCGGAGACGGAGACGGCGGAGGAGGTCAGCGCGACCATCGCGATGCGGCTCTTCATGGACTTGCCCGGCTTGCGATGGGCTCCGCCCTTGCGTCGCGTCGTAGTCTGCGTCACGTCCACTCCCTTAAAACGATGTGATGTTCCGGTTACCTTGGGGCCTCTGTCCTGCCCTCGAGGCCGCAAAACGTAACCATGTCGTTATGCAGCGCGTGTAACGATAACGAAACGAAAACCCGCGGGCAAGCAGTTTTCCCTGATTGCCGGGGATTTGTGACCTGTCCCTCTCATTTCCGGCGCCGTGAGTGGGTTACCGGGCTTCATTTGTCACATGTGTCTCCCCAGTAACGCTGGTCAGCGTGTTCTTATCGTTATCCGGCGGGAAATTCACCCCCGCTACCCCCGTCGTAACGCGGGCGAGGCCCTTTCCGCCGCCCCGCCGCGCCGCACGAGCCCGATCCGCGCATCGCGATAGTCTCGTCGCAGATGTCTCGGGTGGGCCGAGACGAACGATTCGCCCACGGAGGAAAGGCACGGCATCGAAGTGAGTGACGCCAATCCGCGCAAGCGCACCCCGGGCCGGGGCACCCGGCGCACCGGGCCGTCGTCCCGCCGCTCGCGGGGCCGGTCCCCGCGCCGGGAAGCCGCGCGCCCCGCCGAGATCTCGTCGGTGCCCGCGCCCGCGCAGGAGACGGCGGAGCCCGACGCTCCCGCCGGCGGCACGCCGCGCCCGGCGGCCGCCACCGCCCGGGCGGCGCGGCTCCGCAGGTTCGCCTTCGCCGCGGCGGGCGTGCATGGCGTGGCGCTGCTGCTGATCATCTCGGTCGCGGTCGTCGGCGTGACGGTCGCCGGCGGCGGTTTCACCCCGCTGCCCGCGACCATCGCGTCGCTGTGGATGCTCCTGAACCTCGGGCCGTTCGGGTACGGAGGCACGGACCTGGGCCTGGTGCCCGCGCTGCCCGCGATGGCGTATTTCGCCGCCGTCGCCTGGCGCATCCGCCGCGAGGTGTCCGGTCCGGTGAGCATCCGGGACGTGCGCACCATGGCTGCGGTGTTCCTTGGCTCGCCCCTGGTGCTGACCGTCGTCGCCTGGCTGATGCTGTGGGACGCCTCCGGGGTGCTGCGCATCGACGCCCCCTTCTTCCCGGCCGCGATCGGCTCGACGCTGGCCATCCACGCCGCCGCGCTCGTCGCGGGCATGGGACCGCGCCTGACGCGGGCTCTGCTGCGCCGCCGGGCGCTTCCGGAGTGGCCGCTGGCGTCGCTGCGCCTTGCCTCCTCCTACGTGGGCGCGCTGTGGGCGGTGGGCGCGGTGGCGACGGTCGTGTCGCTGCTGTGGCACCTCGGGGCGGTCCGCGAGACCCTCGCGATCGCCGATGGGGGCGGCGGGCTCGCCGGATTGCTGCTGCTGTCGCTGGCGTACCTGCCGAACGTCGCCTTCGCCGCGGCGGGCGTCCTCGTCGGCGCCCCCGCCAACGTCGGCGCGGCGGAGGCCGGGCTGTTCGCGGTGTCGCCGGGGA
This genomic stretch from Corynebacterium hansenii harbors:
- a CDS encoding M23 family metallopeptidase; translated protein: MTQTTTRRKGGAHRKPGKSMKSRIAMVALTSSAVSVSGAAATAAAADSKDDGKDLVAQDGAQAQMSSTPMVLSVRDFRPASDLGTHLATALEYNDIRAAADRAARAPQLSVPALGALTSGFGPRWGTMHNGIDIANVTNTPIMSIMDGTVIDSGPAQGFGQWIRVLHDDGAVSVYGHLETLGVAVGERVSAGQVIGGMGNRGFSTGTHLHFEIHPDGVTPVDPVSWFLQRGLDVVTGGISA
- a CDS encoding cell division protein PerM produces the protein MSDANPRKRTPGRGTRRTGPSSRRSRGRSPRREAARPAEISSVPAPAQETAEPDAPAGGTPRPAAATARAARLRRFAFAAAGVHGVALLLIISVAVVGVTVAGGGFTPLPATIASLWMLLNLGPFGYGGTDLGLVPALPAMAYFAAVAWRIRREVSGPVSIRDVRTMAAVFLGSPLVLTVVAWLMLWDASGVLRIDAPFFPAAIGSTLAIHAAALVAGMGPRLTRALLRRRALPEWPLASLRLASSYVGALWAVGAVATVVSLLWHLGAVRETLAIADGGGGLAGLLLLSLAYLPNVAFAAAGVLVGAPANVGAAEAGLFAVSPGTLPPLPALAAMPQSHLTPAFGLLLAVPVGVAVWCVHRHLRREESDRPYVEVVLAAVIAGALVAVLALLLGGELGQYGWSGANWWLAGVLASVWLAVPGAVVAVMVAGLPRPAALGMPEQELDDAPEPAQQPEPEEEPAEESGAEEAESEEAGAEESGAEEDAADEAEAEESEKGESAEAESDEAAEPASDDEPELTEAQDPTGPIDSAPEPRPDPGEDAPAEDSAPRS